CCCCGCACGGCGAGAATCTCCGAGACCGGGCAGCCCCATGCCGCGCCCGGGCCGGCGGGGCCGTAGAGCGTGAACCCGCACGCCTTGAAGAACGCCTGCCGGTCAGCCGCGTCGGCGCCGTCCTGCGGCACCAGGGCCAGGAACGTGTCGCCGGCCTTCTGGGCCCGGCGGGCGATCTCAGTGAGAAGTGCCCGGCCGACCCCGCCGCGACGACCGGTAAGGGCGACCGCCATCGTTGAGATGAACGTCTGCTCGCCGGGATGCGCCTCCCGGCCTTCGTCGTGCCCGAAGTCGCAGTGGAGCTGGAACTCGGCGACCCCGACGACAGACCCTTGGAGCTCGGCCACGACGACGTCCAGGCCCTCGGGGTCGTAGAACCTGCCGTCTCCCAGATGATTCGAGTACAGCAGCTCCTCCACCACCGAGTAATCGGCTTGGACGATGTCACGGATGAGCGGCATGACCCAAGTGTTCCAGGACCGCGGCGCGGAGGCACCGTCTACGGGCGCCGAGGTCTACGAGCGCTTTGCCTGCTGGCCCATGGTGTCGACTCTGGCAGAGGTGCAGAGCATTACGCTCCTTCCATGTGGAGTGAGTCGAACAACTATGGCTTCGAGAACGAGCTGGACTACCTGCGGTCGATCAAGGAGGACGACAGCTATACGTTCACGTACCCGTTCGAGTACATCACTAAGAACTACGGGAACGACTATTACGACATCGGCACAGCGGACATGGTGGTCCGGGTCCAGTGGAACGACGCAGAGGCTGGTTACACGGTGGCCTACGACGTCCCCCGAGATGGACAAGATCGACCCCGCTGAGGGGAACGGCGATGCAGCGAGCTTCTACGAGAGCGACGTTTACTGGAGGCTCGTGAGCGACCTCGACGGCATGGGGATCAGCTCCGAGCTTCGTGCAATCTAAGCACGGTTGGCTTGCCATCGCAGACGCCAGGCTGAGAGCGGGATACCGATCGGCTCCGTGGTGGTGCCCGGCCCCTCGTGAAGCCGGGCACCACCACGGGCCAACAGCCAGAGCACCAGGCCCCTCGGGAGGGGATGGAGAGGGGCCAGCATCGACCAGCAAGGGGCGGCGGTCCTGTACGCCGTCCCACCGCCAAGGTAGGAGCCCCTCCCGCACAGCGCAGCTTCTGATGGGCTGCCAGGGCGACGCCCCTTCCCCCGCGATAGCGGACTGGAAGAGGCGTCGCCCATCAGGGTCCGACCGCGGAGCTCAGGCCGGCTGCGTCTGAAGCCCGGCGAGGGGAGAGCGCCGGCCCTTGCCGACTGTACGCAGCTGCGCCCAGTCGACCTCGGGGTGTGCCCCCGGGGAGCAGACGCTGACGGCCGCACTCGACAACCCCGACGGCCACGCCCTCTGCCGCGCCCAGGAGGCCCGCGCCGACGCGGAGGACAGGGAGCGCCGCGCCGCACAGCGGGAGGCGGAGCGCTCGGTGTGCCCGCGGTGCGGGGCGAACCTCAGCGACGAACGCTGGCAGCAGCTGCGGCACGGTAGCCGGCCTCGAGCCGGGACAGCTAGGGCGTGTATCAGAAGCCCGCTTCGAGTGAGCTGTCAGTTGGCAGCAAGAATGCTGGAGAGACTCACAGCGGGGCGGTCAAGCATGCCTGTCAGCGTGCGCTGCTGGCGCTCGGTCAAGGAGGCAACAAAGATCACGGCGTCAGCGTTGGCCTGGTCACAGGCCTGAGCTACTTCATGGACTTTCCCGTAGCTCAGCAGAGTCCGCGAGGAGTAGGGCAGATCCATCTTCTGGACCCCGCCGGCCGAGACGCCTCGCCGTTGCACAATCTGCACGACGACCCGAGCGCCGCGCGCTGCCAGTTCTCTGGCTGCCGACACCATGAGCGTTTCGAAGTCCTTCTGCTTCGCAGAGAAGTAGCCAACCAGGACTACATCAGCGCCCACGTTCGTGAGTCGGAACGCCCGGCGCTGGGTCGGCTTCGAGGGCACGCGGCGAGCC
This portion of the Streptomyces showdoensis genome encodes:
- a CDS encoding GNAT family N-acetyltransferase produces the protein MPLIRDIVQADYSVVEELLYSNHLGDGRFYDPEGLDVVVAELQGSVVGVAEFQLHCDFGHDEGREAHPGEQTFISTMAVALTGRRGGVGRALLTEIARRAQKAGDTFLALVPQDGADAADRQAFFKACGFTLYGPAGPGAAWGCPVSEILAVRGTADAASE